The following coding sequences lie in one Mustelus asterias chromosome 8, sMusAst1.hap1.1, whole genome shotgun sequence genomic window:
- the LOC144497838 gene encoding nuclear factor 7, brain-like produces MSSRQQQPPSWIQELRCPICVDFFTDPVSLECGHNFCRSCITGCGGNSCPECRQEFPEGKLKVNMNLARLTERAWKWTLNPGEEGSKPHCQEHEEELKLFCQTDKKLICFICRDSREHKSHNFIPIKEAVEIYKDQLKSTFKSLSEKKSMFLESEQKQMGKISEVREQSSSLQTHITSKFTQMHQILTEKEQRLVRELRRDEERILDTMEKKLQKIQENLYSIEGELSKLQQQMEQQDRLKFLKEELRQKRRSSEDYKKLALADEMLSLGKFNGPLQYTAWRDMLDTITPVPASLTLDLNTANHWLLVSGDGTSVRLGNQPQLLLNTPQRFSCGPCILASQGFTSGVHYWEVEVAAKTWWEVGVAEEFAERKEKIVPMPETGYYNICLLPGSGYVALTSPTVTSLAPATNPRKIGVYLDYEGGQVSFYNTDDTSHLHTFRHSSSERLFPFFSTGPNDNGKNSASMTICGVRRH; encoded by the exons ATGTCCTCCAGACAGCAGCAGCCCCCGAGCTGGATCCAAGAGCTACGTTGCCCCATTTGTGTAGATTTCTTCACCGACCCAGTCTCCCTGGAGTGTGGGCACAACTTCTGCCGCTCCTGTATCACAGGGTGTGGGGGAAACTCCTGCCCGGAATGCAGGCAGGAATTTCCCGAAGGAAAACTGAAGGTTAACATGAATTTGGCCAGACTGACGGAGAGAGCTTGGAAATGGACCCTGAATCCGGGAGAGGAGGGAAGTAAACCTCACTGCCaggaacatgaggaagaactgaAACTCTTCTGTCAAACTGACAAGAAATTGATCTGTTTCATTTGTAGAGATTCCCGGGAACACAAATCCCACAACTTCATCCCCATTAAAGAAGCTGTTGAAATCTACAAG GATCAACTGAAATCAACTTTCAAATCTCTCTCAGAGAAGAAATCGATGTTTCTGGAAAGTGAACAGAAACAGATGGGAAAGATTTCTGAAGTCAGG GAGCAGTCCAGCAGTCTGCAGACACACATCACATCCAAGTTCACTCAAATGCACCAGATTCTCACCGAGAAAGAACAGCGTTTAGTCCGAGAGCTCAGGAGGGACGAGGAGAGGATTCTGGACACAATGGAGAAAAAGCTGCAGAAAATCCAGGAGAATTTATATTCCATTGAGGGGGAACTCTCAAAGTTGCAGCAACAGATGGAGCAGCAAGACAGACTGAAGTTTCTGAAG GAGGAGTTACGTCAGAAGAGGAG GAGCAGTGAGGACTATAAGAAACTGGCATTAGCAGATGAGATGTTGTCACTCGGGAAGTTCAATGGCCCCTTACAGTACACAGCCTGGAGAGACATGTTGGACACCATCACGCCTG TTCCTGCCTCTCTGACCCTGGATCTGAACACCGCGAACCATTGGCTCCTGGTGTCTGGGGATGGCACTAGTGTCCGGCTGGGAAACCAGCCACAGCTTCTTCTCAACACCCCGCAGAGGTTCAGCTGCGGCCCCTGCATCCTGGCGTCGCAAGGCTTCACATCTGGCGTCCACtactgggaggtggaggtggcggcCAAGACCTGGTGGGAGGTGGGAGTGGCGGAGGAGTTTGCTGAGCGGAAAGAGAAGATCGTCCCCATGCCCGAGACGGGCTACTACAACATATGCCTGCTACCTGGCAGCGGCTACGTGGCTCTAACCTCCCCCACAGTGACCTCCCTGGCCCCGGCCACCAACCCCCGGAAGATAGGGGTGTACCTGGACTACGAGGGTGGGCAGGTGTCCTTTTACAACACGGACGACACGTCTCACCTCCACACTTTCCGTCACTCCTCCAGTGAGAGGCTCTTCCCATTCTTCTCCACAGGGCCCAACGACAATGGGAAAAACTCAGCCTCCATGACAATCTGCGGGGTCAGACGTCACTAG